TGGCCGTGTCGCCTGCCTGCCGGAAAAGCCCGGCATAGTGCTTCGAGAAATCGAGGTTCGCCTGCTCGAAGGTGAGATTCAGCCGCGTGACGAAGTCCATCGGCGTCTCCATCGGCGCGACGATACGCCAGAAGTAGTCATTCACCGGCAGCTCTCCGAAGGCGATGCCGCACTCCTTCATCCGCCGCACATACATCAGCGCGTGCATCTGCTCCTCGCGCATCGCCTCATAGACACCGGCACGGTATTCCGTCGGAGCGTCGGGGAATTTCAGCAGCACCAGCGCCATCAGCTCCGCGGCGAGCAGCTCGTGATTCGCCAGAAAATGCAGCATCACCCCGCGCTCGCGATCGTCATCCAGCCGGTGGATCCCGGGGAATTCCGCGCGCACTCCCTTCGCATGGATGCGCAGTTCCGGCGGCCTCCCCGGCGCGTCGGGCGTCAGGATGGCAGCGCCGGGCGACGCGTCGTCCGCATCACGGGGAGCGAGCGCGAGCTTCTCCTCGAGCGTCCGCGCGAAGAGCACCCGTTCCGCCGCTTCCCTGACCGTCATCACGGGCCAACGGTGCGCGATGGCAGGCGAATGAAAAGCGCGGAAGTGCGCGTGCTCACGCCCGGCTTGCCCGGATCTTTTCGGCCTTGAGCTGGCCGCAGCCGGCAGCGACATCGATGCCGCGGCGCTGGCGGAAGGTGCAGGGGAAGCCCGCATCCAGCAGGATGCGCTGGAACGCCTGACCCGCTTCCGCGGCGGCAGCCGTGCCTTCGAAGCCGTTCGTCGGATTGAGCGGGATGAGATTCACGTGGGCGTCGATGCCCTTCAAGAGTTCCGCCAGGCGATGCGCGGTATCGGGAGAGTCATTTTTCCCGGCGATCAATGTCCAGCCGAAGAAGATCCGCTTGCCGGTGGCTTCGCCATACTTGCGACACGTGTCGATGAGTTCGGCCAGCGGCCACTTCTTGCTCACGGGAACCAGTGCCGAGCGCTCCTCCTCGGTGGAGCCGTGGAGGCTGACAGCGAGCCGGTAGGGCTGCCTCTCCTCCGCGAGACGAAGGATGCCAGGTACTACGCCCACCGTACTAATGGAAATGTGTGCCGGTCCGATGCCGATGCCGCGGACATTGGAAATGATCCCGAGCGCATGGATGACCGAGTCGTAATTGTGCAGCGGCTCGCCCATGCCCATGAAGACGAGATTGCGCAGGCGCCTGTCCGGCTGGGTCGCGGCGAGCACGCGACGCGCATGCAGCACCTGGGCAACGATCTCTCCCGGCCGCAGGTGGCGGACGAACCCC
The window above is part of the Luteolibacter flavescens genome. Proteins encoded here:
- the rlmN gene encoding 23S rRNA (adenine(2503)-C(2))-methyltransferase RlmN gives rise to the protein MSLPAPRSLHDLGFSEIEAELRASGVNPHHAKALWRAVQRENELDLESRDFSPPLKEWVAAHVGEGKTFFLDAPVVVDETHSSDGLTRKFLLRHRDGQTTETVLMGYDGRHTACISSQAGCAMGCVFCATGQMGFVRHLRPGEIVAQVLHARRVLAATQPDRRLRNLVFMGMGEPLHNYDSVIHALGIISNVRGIGIGPAHISISTVGVVPGILRLAEERQPYRLAVSLHGSTEEERSALVPVSKKWPLAELIDTCRKYGEATGKRIFFGWTLIAGKNDSPDTAHRLAELLKGIDAHVNLIPLNPTNGFEGTAAAAEAGQAFQRILLDAGFPCTFRQRRGIDVAAGCGQLKAEKIRASRA